A region of the Candidatus Methylomirabilis oxygeniifera genome:
GTATCGTCACAGGCGGCCACGCCATCCACTCCGAACACCCTCTACGGCCATCGATTCCGAAACTCGACGCTTCTCGAAGCGGCGCTCACCCACCCCTCCTCGACCGATCCCTCGCAAGCGGATGTCCGCCTGCGTTACCAGCGGCTCGAGTTTCTGGGGGATGCGGTCTGGAGCCTCTATGTCAGCGACGCGCTCGTCTCTCTCCTGCCGACAGCCTCAGAGGGTGAACTGACCCAACGTCGCGCCGGTCTCGTAAGCGCCACTGCGCTGGCTGACATGGCGCAACTCCACGGCCTTGCGCCGTTGCTCCTACTGAGCAAGGGAGAAGAGTTAACGGGCGGAAGGCTCAAGACCAGAGTCCTCTCAAGTAGCTTCGAGGCTGTAATCGGCGCAATCTATCTCGACGGTGGCCTCGAAGCGATCCGCGATCTGGCGCGTGAGGCCTGCGTGAACACCCTTGAAGGGGAACACGTGACACTCGATCCGAAAACCGCTTTGCAACACCTCGCTCAGTCGCTCCTTCACGCGACCCCCCGTTATCGCCTCATTCGCCGGTCAGGCGCCCCTCACGCCCCGACGTTCGAGGTCGAGGTCATAGTCGGGCAGTCACCGATCGCCAAGGGAAAAGGACGAAACCGGCAAGAGGCTGAGCGTGCGGCTGCGCAAGACGCTCTCAGCTCACTACGGGAGCCTTCAGCTACAATATCTAGTGGCAATAATGAAATACCCTACTGAGTCTTGTATTTGTCTTGACAGCAATGTACTGAATCTGGTAGGGTGTCACCATTCTATCTCCTTTAGCGTTGGATTGAAGAGGTGGCAGTGTGGGTCACAATAATCCGGTCATAATGCCGGGTGAAGGCGGTAGCAGGCGATGCGACTTCTGCGATTAACTGCGTTCGGCTTTAAATCGTTCGCTGAGAAGGTCGAGGTGACCTTCGAGCCCGGCGTGACTGCCATTGTCGGTCCGAACGGCTGCGGCAAGAGTAACCTCTCCGACGCGATCCGTTGGGCCCTCGGCGAGCAGAGCGCAAAGTTGCTGCGCGGGGATCGAATGGACGATCTGATCTTCGCCGGGAATAGTGTTCGGAAGCCACTTGGCATGGCGGAGGTCTCACTGATCTTCACGGATAACTATGGCAATATTCCAACGGAATTTCACGAGGTGACGGTCACCCGCCGATTGTACCGCTCCGGCGAGAGCGAGTACCTTCTCAATCACGTTCCGTGTCGCCTGCGCGATATCACCGATCTCTTCCTGGACACCGGACTGGGGGGCGAGCCGTATGCCCTGATCGAACAGGGCAGCATCGGCAGCATCGTTAGCGCAAAACCGGCTGAACGTCGGCTCCTCATCGAAGAGGCTGCCGGCATCATGACCTACAAGGTCCGAAAGAGGTCTGCGCTCGCCAAGCTGGAAGCGGCGGAACAGAACCTACTCCGGGTGAGCGATATTATCCGAGAAGTGGAGCGGCAAAAGAACTCTCTCAAGCGACAAGCGAACAAGGCGGAACGCTACCGTGCTTACCAGGACCGCGCGCGCGAGTTGAAGGGCTTTGTAAAATATTCGGAGTTGCAGCAGGTGCAGCAACAACTCACGCTGCTCCAGAATGCAGCCCTGACCGCTCAGAACGAGGTAGACTCGGCGCAGACCGTAGTCGCTGCCGTGGAGGCTGAACAGGAGGCCATACGGATCCGGGAACTGGAGCAGGAACAGGAGAGAGCCGCTGCGATCCAGCGACTGCACGAACTGAAGAGTTGCCTGTCTCGCGATGAGGCCGAACTCAACCACCTGGGACAAATGCTGAATGAATCGACGCTTCGAAAACAGGAGCGGCGTGACCGCTCTGCGCACCTGCAGGGCCGACGAACCGTCCTGGTCCAGCAGGAAGCCGAAGCAACTGAGCAGAAACAGGCTCTGGACGCCGAGCTTCTGACCGGTCGCGCGCAACTCGATCTCAAGTCTTCGGAACTGCACGCACTCGAAGAGAGGATCGCGACAGCGGCGCGAGCGCTGGAGGCTACGCGGCGGCGTCTCGCTCAGGACGCCGTCACCTTGGCCGACCGTCGCAACCACCTGATCAGCCTCCGGGAGCGGGCGCGCCTCTATACGACACAGCGTGATCTGGCCATCCAACGCAAGGCGCGGCTTGAGCAGCAAGACCTCGATCTCGTCCCCGTGGAAGAGGCGCAGGGCGCGGTTCTTGCGCAGGTAATCGAACGACTGGATGCGCTACACACCGAGCGTGAAGCGCTCACACGACAGACGGCGGACGAGGAGACCGCGCGGGAGACCAATAAGGCGCAACTGGAAGGACTCCGGGATGAGTCGGCGAAACTCAGCAGTCGCCTGGCGTCGCTCATCGAGCTCAGCCAGAGTTTCGAAGGCTACGCCGACGGTCACCGGTACCTCCTGAAACAAAAGGCCCAGGGCGAGGCGCGAGTCGAAGGACTCAAAGGCTCGCTGGCCGATCTGCTTGAGGTGCCAGCCCGCTACGAGCGCGCCATCGAGACGTTGCTCGGCGATGCCTTGCAAGGGCTGGTGATGCAGCGGGCGGAAGATGTTCAAGAGGCCATTCGACTGCTTATCGAACGGGGACAGGGTCGCGCAACCTTTCTCCTTCAACGCGAGGCTCTCAGCGGCCAGAACGAGACACCGACCACTCGACATCGCGAGATCCTCGGCCGCTACGCCCAACCCCCTACACCCTCTCCCCTTTCTGTCGAAGGTCTTGCGATCGATCTCATCCGCTGCGCTGACGGCGACCGACCGCTCGTGGAGGCGCTTCTCGCCGATGGGATCGTCGTCGGTGAGCTGTCGGATGCGCTCGCGCTCAGCAATCTTCTCCCCTCTCCGTTTGCGATAGCCACACTCACCGGAGAACTCGTCACCAGCAGGGGAATCATCGCGGGTGGTCCAGGAGGAGGTTCCGGAATTCTTCCGAGACGACGGGAAATTGCCAGACTCCGTGATCGCGTCCGGGAACTGCACGGCAGCCTCCAGACGGTTGAAGCCTCATGGGAGGCGTCCTGTCGCCGCTCGGCCCATTTCATGGAATCGTTGGAGTTGTTGAATCAGCGTCTCCATGAGCTGGAGATCGAGCGTCTCAAGGCGGAGACCGCATTTGCCCATACAGGCGCGGAACGGCGACGCTTTCTGCAGCAGATCGAGGTGCTGACCTATGAGGTCGGGAGCCATGAGGAGGACCTTCGCGTGCTCGCCGGGGAGATCGGTGCGATCGAGCACACTCTCGTGGAACTTGAGGGCCAGGACCGGGTGATGCAGCTCGAGGCCGTAAAGCATGAGACCGACGCGGCCGCCCGGCAGCAGGAACGGGACGGCCTCATCATGGAGGTGGGAGAATACCGCGTCCAGCTCACCGCGCTGCAAGGTCAGCGGGAGATCCTGACTCGCAGTCTTGTCATGACGGTTGAGGAGCTTAGCCAGGTAAAGAGCGAACTGGAGTCGCTCGAGGCCGAGCTGGCCGCGCAACACCTTCGCGAGACAACAATGGAGACTGCCGTCGCCACGCTTCAGGAGCGACTGACGTCTCTGGTGGAGGAAGAGCAATCGGCACAGCGGATCGTCGTCATACAGGACGAGGCACGCCAGGAGCTGAGCGCGAGGCGTCAATCGATCGACGAACGCCTGCGCATGCTGAAACAGTCGCTGGTCGACAAGCAGCAGGCCTTGAACGACGCAGCGATCCGACTCGCGGAACTACGCAATGCAATCTCTTTCCTTGAGGAGGCACTAAGGGAAGAGGCGCCTCCGGAACTGGAGGCCATTGTCCTGCGACTGACCGGGAGCGGCCTTGGAATCGACGCGGCCAACGATGAACTCGCGGATCTCACCACGAGAATTGCAGAATTGGGCGCGGTCAACATGGCCGCCCTGGAGGAATACCAGGAGCTGGCGGAACGTCACCAATTTCTCTCAACGCAAACTGACGACCTCTCATCATCTGTGCAGTCGCTCCGTACGGCCATCTCGGAGATCAACGATACCATTCAGCAACGGTTTAACGATACTCTTCAGACTGTAGCCGGTCATCTGGACCGGCTCTGGAGTTGCCTCATTCCTGGAGGCCAGGCGTCTCTCAGCTTGACCCAACTCGAGGACGGGGAGGAGGAACCCGGGGTGGAGATGGCGGTTCGGATCCCCGGCAAACGCGCTGCCCTCAATCTGCTGTCCGGAGGCGAAAAGGCACTGGCGGCGCTGTCGCTCTTGCTGGCGCTGTTCCATACCCGTCCAAGCCCTTTCTGCCTGCTGGACGAAGTCGATGCCCCCCTCGACGACGCGAACGCTGAACGATTCGCCTCGCTTCTGAAGGAGATGGCCGCCAGCGCCCAATTCCTCCTCATTACTCACAACAAGCGGACGATGTCGGCCGCCGACCTCCTGTACGGCGTCACCATGGAGGAGCACGGCGTCTCGAAGCTCCTCTCCCTCCACATGAACCGCGCCGCCTGACAAGAGGCGGACAGGAAGGTCTGTATGTTCACCAACGACACTCCCCGTCAAGGTCTTTTCGGGCGATTCGTGGTTGGCCTCGCTCGCACCCGTCAGGGGTTGGCGGGGCAGATTGGGCGGCTATTCGGCGGGAATGTCCCCAGTGCCGCCGATCTGGAAGCGCTGGAAGAGGCCCTGATTGCGGCTGACTTCGGCCCCGCGCTGGCGCAACAACTGATGACACCCCTTCATCAACGCCTCAGCCGCCGTGATCTCAGCAACCTGGACCAGGTGGAGGCCGCCCTCAAGCACGGTATCCTGGAGATTCTGAGCGGGGTCGCCCCGCCTCCGTCAGCCACGGACCATCAGACCAGACCGCAGGTCCTACTCTTTCTTGGAATCAACGGTTCCGGAAAGACAACGACCATCGGGAAGCTGGCAAGTCGCCTCATTGCTGAAGGCGGGCATGTGGTGTTAGCCGGGGCCGACACCTTTCGGGCGGCGGCTATTGAGCAGTTGGGGCTATGGGGGCAACGCGTAGGGGCTGATGTTGTGTGCCACCAGGCTGGGGCCGATCCCTCCGCTGTGGTGTTCGATGCCGTGCAGGCCGCCTGTTCACGCGGCGCAAGCCACCTGCTCATCGATACGGCCGGCCGCCTGCACACCAAACGGAATCTGATGGAGGAGCTGAAGAAGATTCAGCGAGTAGTGTCCCGACAGATACCGGACGCGCCTCACCAGCGGATCATGGTGCTCGATGCCACGTCCGGCCTGAACGCCCTGGTCCAAGCGAAGCATTTTCACGAGGCGGTAGGACTGACGGGCCTGATCCTGACCAAGCTGGACGGCACCGCCAAAGGGGGCGTCGTCGTCGCGATCGCCGATCGGTTGAAACTCCCGATCACTTTTGTCGGTCTGGGCGAGGGGGTTGACGATCTGCAGCCGTTTGTCCCGGAGACCTTCACGGACGCCCTCTTCGCACGATCCTAGCGCGATTTCACAACCCAACCCGATGCACCGGCACATCCCCCATATCTCCTCAACCCTCCAGCCTCTTTATAAAAGGGGGATGCTGAGGGATTTCCTGTTTTCGGCTTGACACCCTTTGCCATCCGGTGCTACGTTAACTTCATGTTTTTCCTCGAAAAGTTTTGGCTTCCTGCAATGAGGTCGGATGTTCACGCCTGATGATGAGCGCTTCATGCGGCATGCGCTGGTTCTTGCGGAAAAGGGGCGCGGCCGCACTAGTCCTAATCCGATGGTGGGCGCAGTCGTGGTGCAACACGGCAGAATCGTTGGGGAGGGCTATCATGCACAGGCCGGCAAGCCGCATGCGGAGGTTGTCGCGCTGGAATACGCCGGCGGAGCGGCGCGCAATGCCGACCTCTATGTCACGCTCGAGCCGTGCGGGCATTACGGTCGGACTCCACCATGTACCGATCGGATCATTCAAGCCGGTATTCGGCGAGTGGTCGTACCCACCATCGACCCGAACCCGCTTGTTTCCGGGAGGGGCGTACAGAGTCTACGCGACGCCGGGGTTATCGTCGATCTTGGGCTGCGGTCGGCAGACGCAACGGCCCTCAACGAAGCCTTTATAAAATTTATGAAACACCGTACCCCGTTTGTGGTCCTTAAGGCAGCCGTCAGTCTTGACGGCAAGATTGCCACTCGGACCGGAGACTCTCGGTGGGTCTCCGGCGAACGATCGCGCGAACATATACACACCCTGCGAGATCAGATAGACGCGGTGATCGTCGGAATCGGTACGGTCCGGCGCGACAATCCCAGGCTCACAACCAGGCTTCCGGAAGGCGGGCGCGACCCAATCCGAGTGGTGGTGGATGGGCTTGGTCCGTTCCCGGACGATGCGCAGATCCTTCAAGCCGAAGCCGCCTCGCGAACCTGGGTCGCCGTAGCCGCTGATGCGCCGGCCAAGCGGATCAGAGCCCTGGAGCGCCGCGGACTGACGGTACTTGAAGCGGGCGGCTTCCGCGGACGGGTCAGCCTTGAACACCTCCTGAAACGCCTCGGTGAGCGCGAGGTCACCAGCGTGATGATCGAGGGTGGAGAGGGCATCTTCACGTCGGCCATTGAGGAGGGGATCGTCGACAAGTTCCTGCTATTTGTCGCGCCGATTCTCCTTGGGGGGAAGACCGCGCCCAGTCTTTTCGGCGGAACGGGTATTGACAACATCGGCCAGGCGTTACGACTGGCCCGGCTACGCATCGAACAACTGGGAGAAGACGTACTGATTGAGGGATACCGCTCGACACATGAAGGAAGGTGCTAGGCACACGGAATGTTTACGGGACTGATCGAAGAGATAGGTCGCGTCCAGCAGGTACGTCGCGAAGGTGGTATCGTGAAGCTTGCCATCAAAGGACAGCAGACGACCTCTTCCCTCGCCATAGGGGGCAGTATCGCAGTCGATGGAACCTGTTTGACGGTCACCAGGACAGCGCCCACACTGTTCGAGGCCGATCTGTCCGAGGAGACCATGGCGCGCACGACTCTGGGAGAACGGCAGGTCGGCAATCCAGTGAACCTGGAACGGCCCTGCCGGCCAACGGATCGACTTGGAGGCCACTTCGTGAGCGGTCACATCGACGGGGTCGGAACCATTCGAGAGATTCGGGAGACCGAGGGGATGTGGTGGTTCTTCATTGCGTATCCCAAGGCGCTGCGGCCTCTGCTTGTGGAAAAAGGATCCGTTGCGGTAGACGGAATCAGCCTGACAGTGGGCAGCCTGAGTGACCGCTCCTTCGGAATCGCCATCATTCCGCACACCTACCATCACACAACACTTGAGAGCAAACAGGTCGAGCAGCGCGTCAATCTGGAGACCGACCTTCTTGGTAAATACGTCGTCCGCTATCTCCAGGGACTCGGGTCTCTAACGCACAAGACGGCTCTTACTGAAACGCGGCTCCAGGAGCTGGGGTTTAGCTGAGCTGGTTTTTGGGGGAATAGCTATGGAAGATACGATCCAGTTCCACACCATCGAAGAGGCGATCCGGGATCTGCGCGACGGTAAGATGGTGGTCGTCGTCGATGATGATGACCGGGAAAACGAAGGCGACCTGACCATGGCCGCCGAAAAGGTGACGCCAGAGGCCATCAACTTCATGGCGACACAGGGGCGAGGATTGATCTGTATGCCCGTCATGGGCGAACGATTGGATGAGCTTCGCATCCCGCCGATGGTGACGGACAATACCTCTCCTCACGAGACCGCCTTCTGCATTTCCGTCGATGCCAGACAGAAGGTCACAACCGGAATCTCGGCCTACGACCGGGCGATCACCATTCAAACCATCATCGACCCCAAGGCGACAGCCGATGATCTCACCAGTCCGGGACACACCTTTCCGCTGCGCGGGCGCGATGGGGGCGTCCTGACCAGGGCAGGGCATTCTGAAGCCGCTATTGACCTTTCTCGTCTGGCCGGCCTCTACCCTGCCGGTGTGATTTGTGAGGTGATGCAGGACGACGGAACCATGGCCAGAACCCCGGAGCTGTATCGATTCGCTCAGAAGCACGGCTTGAAGTTGATCACCGTCCAAAACCTGATCGAGTTTCGGCTGAAGCGAGAGCGCTTTGTCAGCCGCATTGCTACGACGACGCTGCCGACCCCATACGGCCGATTCACTGCGATCCTGTATCACAGTCACATCGAGAACAAACACCATATGGCCTTAGTCATGGGCGAGATTAACGCCGTCGATGAGACGCTCGTGCGAGTCCACTCGGAGTGCCTCACCGGCGACGTCTTCGGTTCTCTTCGGTGCGACTGCGGACCTCAGATGGAAAAGTCGCTTGAACTGATTGCCAAGGAGGGGAAGGGCGTCTTTCTGTATATCCGACAGGAAGGCCGAGGTATCGGCCTGGCGAATAAGATGCGCGCCTATGAGCTGCAGGATAGCGGCCTTGATACAGTGGAGGCGAATGTACGGCTTGGATTCAAACCCGATCTGAGAGAGTATGGTATCGGCGCCCAGATCTTGTCCGATCTTGGATTGTGCAATATCCGGCTACTGACCAACAACCCACGGAAGATCGTCGGGCTCGAGGCGTACGGTCTCCATGTGGTGCAGCGGATTCCTATCGAGATTCACCCGAACGCCGAGAATCGTGCCTACCTACAGACCAAGTTCGCAA
Encoded here:
- the ftsY gene encoding Cell division transporter substrate-binding protein FtsY (Signal recognition particle receptor) (Evidence 2a : Function of homologous gene experimentally demonstrated in an other organism; PubMedId : 9002525; Product type t : transporter) — its product is MFTNDTPRQGLFGRFVVGLARTRQGLAGQIGRLFGGNVPSAADLEALEEALIAADFGPALAQQLMTPLHQRLSRRDLSNLDQVEAALKHGILEILSGVAPPPSATDHQTRPQVLLFLGINGSGKTTTIGKLASRLIAEGGHVVLAGADTFRAAAIEQLGLWGQRVGADVVCHQAGADPSAVVFDAVQAACSRGASHLLIDTAGRLHTKRNLMEELKKIQRVVSRQIPDAPHQRIMVLDATSGLNALVQAKHFHEAVGLTGLILTKLDGTAKGGVVVAIADRLKLPITFVGLGEGVDDLQPFVPETFTDALFARS
- the ribD gene encoding bifunctional: diaminohydroxyphosphoribosylaminopyrimidine deaminase (N-terminal); 5-amino-6-(5-phosphoribosylamino) uracil reductase (Evidence 2a : Function of homologous gene experimentally demonstrated in an other organism; PubMedId : 9068650; Product type e : enzyme), encoding MFTPDDERFMRHALVLAEKGRGRTSPNPMVGAVVVQHGRIVGEGYHAQAGKPHAEVVALEYAGGAARNADLYVTLEPCGHYGRTPPCTDRIIQAGIRRVVVPTIDPNPLVSGRGVQSLRDAGVIVDLGLRSADATALNEAFIKFMKHRTPFVVLKAAVSLDGKIATRTGDSRWVSGERSREHIHTLRDQIDAVIVGIGTVRRDNPRLTTRLPEGGRDPIRVVVDGLGPFPDDAQILQAEAASRTWVAVAADAPAKRIRALERRGLTVLEAGGFRGRVSLEHLLKRLGEREVTSVMIEGGEGIFTSAIEEGIVDKFLLFVAPILLGGKTAPSLFGGTGIDNIGQALRLARLRIEQLGEDVLIEGYRSTHEGRC
- a CDS encoding protein of unknown function (Evidence 5 : No homology to any previously reported sequences); protein product: MRLRKTLSAHYGSLQLQYLVAIMKYPTESCICLDSNVLNLVGCHHSISFSVGLKRWQCGSQ
- the ribC gene encoding riboflavin synthase alpha chain (Evidence 2b : Function of strongly homologous gene; PubMedId : 9068650; Product type e : enzyme), whose translation is MFTGLIEEIGRVQQVRREGGIVKLAIKGQQTTSSLAIGGSIAVDGTCLTVTRTAPTLFEADLSEETMARTTLGERQVGNPVNLERPCRPTDRLGGHFVSGHIDGVGTIREIRETEGMWWFFIAYPKALRPLLVEKGSVAVDGISLTVGSLSDRSFGIAIIPHTYHHTTLESKQVEQRVNLETDLLGKYVVRYLQGLGSLTHKTALTETRLQELGFS
- the rnc gene encoding Ribonuclease 3 (Ribonuclease III) (RNase III); this translates as MTVSSQAATPSTPNTLYGHRFRNSTLLEAALTHPSSTDPSQADVRLRYQRLEFLGDAVWSLYVSDALVSLLPTASEGELTQRRAGLVSATALADMAQLHGLAPLLLLSKGEELTGGRLKTRVLSSSFEAVIGAIYLDGGLEAIRDLAREACVNTLEGEHVTLDPKTALQHLAQSLLHATPRYRLIRRSGAPHAPTFEVEVIVGQSPIAKGKGRNRQEAERAAAQDALSSLREPSATISSGNNEIPY
- the ribBA gene encoding Riboflavin biosynthesis protein ribBA [Includes: 3,4-dihydroxy-2-butanone 4-phosphate synthase (DHBP synthase); GTP cyclohydrolase-2 (GTP cyclohydrolase II)], which produces MEDTIQFHTIEEAIRDLRDGKMVVVVDDDDRENEGDLTMAAEKVTPEAINFMATQGRGLICMPVMGERLDELRIPPMVTDNTSPHETAFCISVDARQKVTTGISAYDRAITIQTIIDPKATADDLTSPGHTFPLRGRDGGVLTRAGHSEAAIDLSRLAGLYPAGVICEVMQDDGTMARTPELYRFAQKHGLKLITVQNLIEFRLKRERFVSRIATTTLPTPYGRFTAILYHSHIENKHHMALVMGEINAVDETLVRVHSECLTGDVFGSLRCDCGPQMEKSLELIAKEGKGVFLYIRQEGRGIGLANKMRAYELQDSGLDTVEANVRLGFKPDLREYGIGAQILSDLGLCNIRLLTNNPRKIVGLEAYGLHVVQRIPIEIHPNAENRAYLQTKFAKLGHLLETV
- a CDS encoding putative Chromosome partition protein smc (Evidence 3 : Function proposed based on presence of conserved amino acid motif, structural feature or limited homology), giving the protein MRLLRLTAFGFKSFAEKVEVTFEPGVTAIVGPNGCGKSNLSDAIRWALGEQSAKLLRGDRMDDLIFAGNSVRKPLGMAEVSLIFTDNYGNIPTEFHEVTVTRRLYRSGESEYLLNHVPCRLRDITDLFLDTGLGGEPYALIEQGSIGSIVSAKPAERRLLIEEAAGIMTYKVRKRSALAKLEAAEQNLLRVSDIIREVERQKNSLKRQANKAERYRAYQDRARELKGFVKYSELQQVQQQLTLLQNAALTAQNEVDSAQTVVAAVEAEQEAIRIRELEQEQERAAAIQRLHELKSCLSRDEAELNHLGQMLNESTLRKQERRDRSAHLQGRRTVLVQQEAEATEQKQALDAELLTGRAQLDLKSSELHALEERIATAARALEATRRRLAQDAVTLADRRNHLISLRERARLYTTQRDLAIQRKARLEQQDLDLVPVEEAQGAVLAQVIERLDALHTEREALTRQTADEETARETNKAQLEGLRDESAKLSSRLASLIELSQSFEGYADGHRYLLKQKAQGEARVEGLKGSLADLLEVPARYERAIETLLGDALQGLVMQRAEDVQEAIRLLIERGQGRATFLLQREALSGQNETPTTRHREILGRYAQPPTPSPLSVEGLAIDLIRCADGDRPLVEALLADGIVVGELSDALALSNLLPSPFAIATLTGELVTSRGIIAGGPGGGSGILPRRREIARLRDRVRELHGSLQTVEASWEASCRRSAHFMESLELLNQRLHELEIERLKAETAFAHTGAERRRFLQQIEVLTYEVGSHEEDLRVLAGEIGAIEHTLVELEGQDRVMQLEAVKHETDAAARQQERDGLIMEVGEYRVQLTALQGQREILTRSLVMTVEELSQVKSELESLEAELAAQHLRETTMETAVATLQERLTSLVEEEQSAQRIVVIQDEARQELSARRQSIDERLRMLKQSLVDKQQALNDAAIRLAELRNAISFLEEALREEAPPELEAIVLRLTGSGLGIDAANDELADLTTRIAELGAVNMAALEEYQELAERHQFLSTQTDDLSSSVQSLRTAISEINDTIQQRFNDTLQTVAGHLDRLWSCLIPGGQASLSLTQLEDGEEEPGVEMAVRIPGKRAALNLLSGGEKALAALSLLLALFHTRPSPFCLLDEVDAPLDDANAERFASLLKEMAASAQFLLITHNKRTMSAADLLYGVTMEEHGVSKLLSLHMNRAA